tctttatatagaacacccccgctcacatgtctctacatgaataatcacgatcatatcatttgtaacactttacaacaattgtaacaattatagagcaggtcgtattcgtagtgtcactaggataaggtacccaaccttatccatctattatagaccgtttaggttatcacttaaacatgatccacttgtatgtctccacatacatgtttaagttatagaagataaccttgaatcttagtttattggttttgtgggttaatgttactaattgtcaaataaaattcttagattttattagataaatatttttttgtacagtacaattacaaactataagacctagcagatttagggcatcaaccccaacaatctcccatttgtcctaaagttAGTGGAGTGTATGAAAAGCAGTTAAAAATTGTTTGTATTACCTTCAAAGTTAGAACTAATATTGCTAGCTTTGTGTTAGTTTGACGTGGGTTATTGAGTAATTTCAGGAAACTAAGCATGAAGAGTAATTTGTgcgaaaatgaaaaaaaaaaactcgaggCAAAACTTCCAATTTAAGCAATCACGGGTTGACTATGGAATTAGGAAGAAATCAAGAAtcaaagaataagaaaaaaggCAATTTTGGAAGACAATTCAAGGGAGCCAGCACCGGGtgaacgttgcaacactgctcCCTAACGTTGTAGACACGAATGCAATTTGAAAAAGGGCAGTGTCGCAACGCTACGATTTCTACGCGCAACTGACATGACACCAAgtcaacgttgcaatgctgcaagGGCATTATAAAAATTGTGTTGCGCCACCAGGTCTAAAGAGAAAGAATTTTAGAGAGTTTTACACAAAAATTCAAGTCCGTACAAAGGTAAATCATAGCGATTTCGAACTGTTCCAACTGAAGATTCAAGAATTAGATTGAGGGTTGATCCAAGAGCTTTTTGGGCTGATTGTGACGGGAAGAATTGATCGAGAATGCCGGAATTCGTGGCAAGAGTCCAGAAGATCGTGATAGGGATTCAGTCCTATTAATGGAAGATTATTCTTCTACATTTATATTATTGTTTTGCTATGATGACTGAATATTTGTTGATTATTGTTATTGAAATCATGCGTGACTAAACTCTGTTTCCAGGGTGTTTGTGGATTTTAGGGATGCTACTTTAAGTATTTGAATTTACAACTGATTGATTTTTCATAGATTTCTAAATTGTTTGTGCTTAATGCTTTCGATTAACTGGCCATTAATTGAATGAACTtaagttaattagatgtctCGAGATAGAATTTAATTCGATGGACCCATTAATTTAGATTGTTATCCAAAATCACATGAggatgaatttagaataataaggggTGCGATTGAAGGGTCTTAATATTGTAACTAATCAAGCGATAAAAGAAATTTGGGTCGATGGTTAGTTATTAGGAAgtttgagctcgagagaggatttcctgattttagaacttctagccTCAGTTTATCGATTTCAATCAATTGCATGTCATTACTCATTGTACTCCTTAAATGAAACGACACCCTGGATAAGTTCGCTCTGAATTGTAATTGTGTGTGattgaatttttgttatttttaatcattgataaaaatcatcttttggttGCCTGGATAAAATTAATGAAGAACTATGATAGCTAAGCTTAGGAATAATTGCTCACGCCGGTCCTGAAGAGATACCATATTTTGGGATTTATTACTTTAAGACGTACGCTTGCGTTTACACATCTAGTTTTTTGCGCCATTGCCGAAGACCgacaagaattttttttccccaaGCTTAATATTGCTAAAGATTGAGTTTATCTCAATTTAGacgtttttgtttttatttttgttttttgttttttcgagTTGTTGCAGAATCTTGTGTATGCGAAGAAGTCAATAGACTGAACTTGTTCATTGTGATCCATAACTTGAACAGACTTTGAGAAGAgtaagaaggaaaaagagagtTGAGTTCGACGCCATGGGAGACCAAGGGGAAGCTGTTAGAACTATCAGAGATTATTTCCAACCAGTTGTCCCTACAACCCAGACGGGCATTACTGATGCCCCAATTAATGCCaataattttgagctaaaaccTGGTTTAATTCAAATGGCACGACACCTCGCATTCAAGGGAACTCCACATGAAGATTCGCATAAGCACATCCGCTCTTTCCTGAAAATGAGTGGGACGGTAAAAATAAACAGTTTCTCTTATGATGCTATTCGATTGagattgtttcctttttttgtgCAGGACAAGGTGAAAGATTGGCTGGAGTCACTTGCAACGGGAAGCATAACCACATGGGATGAGTTGGCCTAATCCTTTCTAAACAAATTCTTCCCTCCTGCAAAAACGAACAGGCTGATAACAGAAATTGGCACATTCAAATAGAGAGAGGATGGCCGCTTATTCGAAGCATGGAAGCACTATAAGGAGTTGCTGCAGAAGTGTTCCCAGCATGGATATCTTGATGGTTATAAATCCAATTGTTCTATAATGTGTTGACTAATACAACGAAATCCATCTTGGATATTGATGTAGGTGGCTCAATTTTTGCAAAAACTACTGATGCTGCTCAGACATTATTGGAGGACATGGATGCCACAAGCTATAATTGGCCCTTGGAATAGTCTCCATCTAGAGTGGTTGGGATTTATGAACTCAATGAGGTAAATGCTTTAAAGGCGTCGATGGCTACTTTGACTAATGTCATTAATCTTTTGTCCATATGTACTTAACCATCGATTGTATCAATGGCGACTTGTAATACACTTATGTCATGAGAAGTACTTAATCCCAAGCAGACAAATTATGTGCACCAAGCGAATCAATTTCAAATAACCCATCAAAATTCTTACCATATGAACCAACCCACTCATTATCACCCAGGTTTGCACAATCACGAGAAATTTTCATATGCTAACAATAAAAATGTTTTGCAAGCACCTCCAAGTTTTTCTAAGAGAAACCATATGTGGAGGCTTTGCTTGGGGATTTCATGAAGGAGTTAAGAAGCAGAACCAATTTATTGGAGAGCACATAAGGAATCTGACGGTAAACAAAGCTTTATGGGGAATCTGACGGTAAACAAAGCTTTATGTGATCTAGGAGCCTCAATTAATCCGATGTCTTTATCTTTGTACAGGAAACTAGACATAGGAGAGGTACAACCGACGACGATATCATTGCAGTTAGCAGATCGTTCCCTCACTTATCCCGTGGTGTAGTAGAGGATGTTCTTGTTAAAGTCGGTGATTTCATCTTCCCAGTAGATTTTGTGGTCTTAGATATGGAAGAAGACTTTGAAATTCCCATCATCCTTGGAAGGCCATTCCTAGCCATAGGCAGAGCATTGATTGATGTATATGATGGCAAGGTTACACTTTGGGTGAATGATGAGGAGATGAAGTTCAACATTTTTGTTCTTTCAAGCCTGAGGATGTGTGAACAGTAAAACCCACCAATTACTCTAAATtaattctgaaaaaaaaatttgagactcaaaacctggctctaataTCAACTGAAGGATGTGTGAACACTCGCATAGAAGCGGATTATggcccaattttatttttttatacaaaaatgTAAATTCCAGAGGATGGAAACAATGATATGcattaaaattacaacatgctattttACAGAGAAGATAGGATATTAGAGGAAATCTACCTACCCTTGAGGACCAATCACTTCATGAAATCCTCTCCCGTCATGAACGGTTCGAATGAACTCCTTCTTGCACGAACTCACGAataccccaaaaaaaaaaaaaaaacatagcaACCCAATTTGGACACCACCATTGGATTACCTCTATATTTTGTATAAGGTGAAAATCCATGAAAGTTTTGTGGGCTTCGTGATAATTTTGGTAGGGAGGGAGGAGattatttttttagagaaaatttgcaGCGCAATAAAAACATTGTGGAAGCACCTTATGATCTCTGCATGAACAATGAAGAAGACAGAAAATTGCCCACTTCCACGATATCTTGAGAGAATAAGGGAGAGGGAAGTTGTTTCCATAACTCcctccttttaattaatttaaatttaaaaacttaaaaacaaaattttaatttaattaatatatatataataactaaNNNNNNNNNNtatttaatataacatataacctatagtttatattatatcatatatattataatttctagtttgatttttctcatttaacctgcaatatttaatatgaatcaaattcatattaaatttaacctgtaatatttatatcaatcacattcatataattaatatttaaattaaattcgaatatttattttatttcaaataaaattttatattataatgtttaaatacattatattaattatataatatatataatcaatttcctcgattaatttgaaccgttcaaattaatccaaaattaattggatTCCCATTAATCCGAGCTATCGATGAGAcctttaattaaactttttattaaattaaccaacttccattaactgtcggtcattgcatttttttgtgtccatgagatataaccaattaatgtGCATTGACGCTTTACAAACTGATACAATtaagccaaaattaccattttgtcctgTAGCTACTATAACCAAACCCTTATCGGACATTGTTCAAACCTTGTCCAGGGAGCAGTTCCTCTACTTtatagggaatgagtgaattcaaGCTATGTTCGACATATTAAGTGGACAATATAGGCCACTCTCAGATTCAAATGACCAAATCGATCAAGTCTCTTCTATTATATAGTTACACTATAAATTTATCCATATCAtgttttagattttattaaataaataaagtgtttataatTTAGGTCATCAACCCCATATACTTGCTTGACCTTCCATTCACACGCAGCCCGCCAcaaactagttttttttttcccatcaaATACAGGCCGACTCCACCCTGttctcttttatgatttttttttttttttttaaaaaaatttcaatccaTTCTCCTCCTTCTTCAATTTAAGGTATCTAAAcaatcttaaacttttaaaactgaTTCCAAAACCGAAGGTATCCAAACAATTAAATCTTAAATCTAATATATAACaatgatatttttgttcaaatacACCTAGAAAAATGGGGTATCATCTTTCTAAACCCTTCGCAATAATAGGGTCTATCTTGTGCTTGCACGACTGGTAAAATTTGATGAACATTCGATCCTTTTAgacatatttaattattttttttgagaaaagtTGTCATAAgtagtgttttaaaattttaaactagtATGCTTCTTGAAAATTCgtttaaatagtttttcttgatCTATCTTGGGTGAGACCACcttaaaagttttatttttttaacttatcAATTGTTTTGGATCTTGTCTCACTACATCTTGCCAGATTACATACTGTTAATCTTCCCAAATCTTTCcataattaaaaaatcacaatactAAATATTACACAATTTGAAGAATTTTGAAAAGGTAAATAGATAATtagaaaatctattttgaaattcttagtaaataaaatttggaagtaAGATTTGCAAGATTTAATATAAGATTTGGGAAATAttacaagaggaaatttgagaagaaataagAGTTGGTATAAGATTTAGAGAGAtgacatttaatttaaaaattcacgTGGATCTCGGTGTTAATTCTGACAAAATAGAATTCTATATATTTGGACTTTCTTGGTAAAATTTCGAGCATAATTaacataaaaattgatatatttgagttttctcAGTGCACCAAGTTTCTATATATATCCAAAATCTTACCCAATTTTcgcaaaatttgatttttcacaaaatttaaaaatgttaaatcaatttgaaaattttattttgatacttgaaaaacccatttggaattgtgaaaaCAGGAATCATactaaagattttaaaaatcaagtaataatttgatataatatttagtaaagataaccaaatttggagaaaattcgtAAAGATAAAATTTGTCATAAGATTTGAGAAGACTACAAAAAAATTTAGCAAATCTCGGTGTGTATCAAAACAATCGTTAGAAAAAATTGATTCTTTTATTAAATATCGATGGCTGATCTCGTCCAATCAAGAAAAACTATTCTTATGAGTTTTTAAAAAGCATGCTACCTTATTTCCATTTAAAAgagtatatatatttcaaaatggTACTTCGGTAATTCATTTTTAGGCATATGTCACAATCATATTTTATGAAGCCCATTTCTGTCAATAGTTGACAGTCTACACCCTACTCCAGCTTTCTTTTTCCCGCCATTTCAAGCCTTTGCTCTCTCTTTCAATCACACTTCTTTCTCTTTGTCCATACCCTCAAATTTCCATCACAGAATCTTAAGAAATTGGTAACCGAATTTCgctatttctttttccttgcaTTCATGAATTCAGACTTCAATTCGACGATTTTGATGTGGGTTTTCCGTAAATATTCTCCTAGGTTACCGAACAGGACTGTCCTCATTTGCTCTTCTATGGCCCCTCCGGTTCCGGAAAGAAAACCCTAGTCATGGCCCTCATCTGGCAGATGTTCGGAGCCAGTGCGGAGGAAGTATAGGCtcttactttttgtttttattcttttattctggGAAATTCTGTGATTTGTTTGTTTTCTCTGACTGTTTGTTGTATTTGATCATCTCTTGCCTTTTGGCTGCAGGTGAAGGTGGAGAACAAAACGTGGAAAGTTGATGTAAGTTTCGGTTGTTTAagcccatttggtaaccatttgattttttaaaattaagcatgtttttgcccgatttcttacaatgataaaaaaaaaaaataataagaataatgataagttttaaaaaaatggctTGGGTTTTGAAAGTTTTGGTAGAGAGTAGATAGTTGAGCAAAAAATTTATAGGTGAAAGGGGTGTGTGTGTATAGGCGGacttttacaaaataaaaacaaaaaaccaaatggtagTGGTGTCATCTCTTTCCAGATGTCTTGGAAAGTAATTGAGTTCAGATTTGGGGAAAGAGATTTTTAGTTATCAGTTTTTATGATTACTACTTCCGAATATTGTAGGAATAAcgtaaattttaattagtttaattagttGAAGCtgttatttgactatttatctCTATATTCTcatcatctctttctctctctatctctaTGCCCTtcctttcttgtttttcttctcagGCTGAAACTAGAACTATCGATATAGAGTTGACCACCTTATCAAGTACAAACCACGTGGAGCTCACTCCCAGCGATGCAGGTTTCCAAGATAGATATATTATTCAAGAGATTATCaaagaaatagcaaaaaacAGACAAATTGACTCCAAAGGGAAAAAGGGGCATAAAGGTGTTGATTCTTCCCCGTCCCCTCCAACCACATTGATAAGTTGTTCATGGTTAATGCTTAAAACTATTAATGAGCCACCACCAAACAAGTACTAAGTAGTTTTATTGCTTGTTTGGCAGCTTCTTTTATCAGTATGCTTGAATGCTCAAGACTTTATATCTCTATAAAGATATTGAGATTTTTTGTGCTTTTTATATATCAGTTTTGGTTCTAAATGACATTGACAAACTATCAAGGGAAGCCCAACACTCTCATAGGAGAACAATGGAGAAATATAGCTCATATTGTAGGTTAATTCTTTGCTGCAATAGTTCATCAAAAGTTACTGAAGCAATCCGTTCTCGCTGCCTAAATGTGCGGATAAATGGACCAACAGAGGAGCAGGTCAggaggtttttgtttttgttgccTTATTTCCTTTTTGTTCTCGATATGAATTTGAGTAAACTAATTGATGGACTGGAAGTATGTAATTATAAAATGTCATGTCGCTAACCAATGTGATAAATTTACCTGTATCGAACTTGTTCTTCGACTAAGAACTTGGAGTTAGACAACTATTGAAAACTGATGTCATATTAATAATAGAAGCATGAAAACTCTTTTTATCGCGCCAATTACTGACTAAAAATGATAAGCTGAAATGTTTGAAAGGATGCTTTGTTTTACACCAAGTAAAAGCTGTAAACAAGACAGATTCCATAAAAAGGTtgaaagatgaagaagagtcaTTAAAAAGACAATTGTTCTTTTTGCCCCACAACTTCCAGAAAAAAGCACGCACAAGAGCTAGCCAAAACCATCTCCTTCGTACCACCAAAAGGATGACCCACCAATAAAGAAGCCAAAGCATCAAATATGGAATTAGGACAAGTAAAAGACCATCCAAAAGAAGGCAAAACAATATCCCAAAAATTTGCAGCAAAAGGGCACTGAAAAAACAAATGAGCTAAGGATTCAGCATGTTGACGACACATATGGCACCAAGAGGGAGAAATACACATATAAGGAAAATGACACTAAAAATGATCAACAGTATTGATGGTACCCCAGCTAAGCTCCCAAAGAAAGATCTTAATCTTCACAGGAAAATAATCTTTCCAAATTACGAATAGAGATCAGACAAGCAGGACTCCCTAACATCCACAAAATCAGCCATAAGAGATTTACCTGTAAAAACCATAGAAGAATCCAAAGAAGAATCCAAAGGTCATAACCAAGAATCAGATAAGAAACACAATCTGACAGAATCCAAATGATGAGATAAAGCTTAATatttatcaatgaaatgtttCACCTTTTGGTGCTTGGGGTTTTCCCCCTTtttcatttatcaatgaaatATTTCTTTTACTAAGAAAAAACCCTCTTTGTCGCGGCCGGGATTGATCTAATTATTCTTGAATATGTTATTCTAGCAGTCCATGGGCAACAATTTTCTGGGTGTCTAACTTAATATTTAGATGTAAGTAGGTGAAAGAATGCCTTTTCAAATACTTACCTTATCTGGGTACCAATGCTGCTATCAGAAAAACAAACAGTTCACTGGCATTTTTTCTTTTGGGATAAGAAACAATAGTTCAAtgccattttcattttttgtctTCTGCTTAAACTATTTAAAGCCTTTTCTAGTGATGCCTATATTCAGTAGCTTCCATCTTTAGTTGTCATGTAATATTTTCTACCTATTTGTGTACTCAACGATATTAGACTAGAGGGAAAAAAATATGTTAGTGGATTAAGACTTTTGATTTGTAAGTTTTGGACAGTTAAAAACCTATTTCCTGTTCCAGGGCATGGTCTTACTTACTTTTACCTGAAATCTTAGACTTAAAAAGTATTTGTTAATAGTTTAaacctgtttttttttttttttttttataagaaatagTTTAAACCTGTTGTTATAGTCATTTAGACCTAAAATCTGTTAAAAAAGTTACGTTCTTTCACCAGATTCTCAAGGTACTGGAGTTCATTGGGAAGAAAGAAAGACTGCAACTTCCATCTAGATTTGCTTCCCGTATTGTAGACAAATCAAACCGGAGTTTGAGGAGAGCTATACTATCATTTGAGACTTGTCGTGTTCAACAGTTAGTCTCCACTAGTCTTCTTACATATCCAAGCTTCTCTGTCACTTCTTATCATAAAAAAATACCTTGGAAAACAATCTTGAAGGATTGGGACTGAgctgtctatttttttttttttttgggttaggTATCCTTTTGTCAGTAACCAGGCAATACCACCAATGGATTGGGAGGAGTACATCATTGAGATAGCATCTGACATATTGAAGGAGCAGAGTCCCAAGAGGTACGTCtctcatgtatttttttttttttttgttgtattcTGTACTATAACATACATCTCAATATCATATATGTGTGGCTTCTCTTCATATATCTCAGTTGGGTACTTCTCTAGCTCACCATTTTGTCATTCGATCTGCTTTTGATTCTTAAAATTTGTTGCCCAATTATTCTTCATGAACAAATAATTACATAAAGATAAACAATCCTTAAACTTCTGTGGATGGTATGATGATCTTTGTCTGGTTGGATGAAGGTGGTAGAGTTTCCTGGTCATCATTTGAACTTAGAAGTACCTGTCGATACTTCACCTTTTCTGGTCATGAATCTAATGAATGAAGATTCCTACTCCTTGTTCAACATGTCATTGACCTTTGTAGGGAAGCAATGAGGATCTTGATCATCTTCGGTGGTCTTGTGATTATGCTTCGGTAGTCTAGACTTGTTTATTTCAGTCATTTGGAAGGATGGTTAGGCCTAGAGTTTGGCATTGATCACAAGGAGCCCGTACTTCATCTCTCCTTTCGTGAAAAAGCTGGTATTTGTGGATAACTGGCATTTGTGCTTTGTTACGAGGTCTTTTGGCTGAGAgaagtgatatatatatatatatatattggagtAAAGCATGGGGAGGAAGTTTGGTGTTCCAAATCCCCCTTTGGGCTTTTGTGCGTAAGGACTTTTGTAATTATCCATTAGGCATTATCTTGCTTGATTGGAGCCATTTTCTTTAGAGTGGCTCATTTTGAGgattattcttttttcttggtgtcttgtattctttcattttttctcaatggaAGTAGAAAAAACACGTGTATTtgacttttgttttctttttgttgagCAGAGAAAAAACTGTAGAAATTGTGAGAAATTACAATTGTCTAATAGAAAACATATATGGAGAGGACTAGTGACTTTTTTAATTGTCTTATTCTTTTGTTACTAACCAGTTGGAGAGTTGTACGAAGTTTGAAATAAATGGGCTTCTTTTTTGCGGTATAGATTGTTCCAGGTTCGCGGGAATTTATACGAGCTACTGGTTAATTGTATCCCACCGGAGATTATATTGAAGGTAAGCATTCTTCCCCAATTtctattgattttttcttttttaatgtgAGATTCATATTATCTACTTACTCAGAGGCTGCTTTATGAGCTACTCGAGAAATTGGATGCTGAACTAAAGCATGAGATCTGTCATTGGGCCGCATATTATGTAAGCTGAAATTTTGACCTGTCAATTTGTTTACATTCCTCCTCTTGTTCTATTAGTTTATATAATTTCAACCATGTTTTTTTTAACTGTAGGGATATTTCAATCTCAACATTATTTTAGATGTCTACACCgtatacaagcatatagttcttttacttttttttttttgaaacggAAACAAAACTTTTCATTGGTGAAATGAAAATAGGTTAATACTCGAAATACAATGAGACATAAAAAGCAAGATAATGCAAATACAACCAAATATATCCTTACGCTGGACTTGCCCAGAAAAATAAAGCAAATGCAATCAAATAAAACCCATAATGGAACAAATTGGCTCTTTAAGCGAAAACTCCAAACATCACTGAAACTGAAACTCTGAGAACAAGCAGCCAAATGACGAGAACAACTGTTAGGACAACTTCAACAAAACTAATACCAACAATCCACAAAACCAGAACCAAAGAGAGGAACAAACAGACTAGATTAATTGGAGAACCTCAATGCCTTAGAACCAGACGAGGCTGCCAAAAATTATTTGCTTTTCAGAACTGCGTTCAGCACGTctcaattttctaatttgtctaatatttattgaataaataccGAAAAGTGAAATTGGTCGTGTATTTTACTTCATTTCTAATTTTCTATACCATAGACAATTTGTTACTAATGACGTCTGGCCAAATTACCTATTCAAGTTTGTATCATTTTGTGAACACTGTAGTGCGTCATATATCTACATGCATTGAATCACCAGTATGATATCACAGATGAAACATGGCTGCAGAGAGTTTCACCTTTTGTTCAGTTTCATTTCTCATCTTTGGTTAAATCTTTTTCCAGGAACACAGGATGCACCTTGGACAGAAAGCCATCTTCCACATTGAAGGAAAATGTATTATATACACATAGCTCAGAGTAACTGTTCTTGGTGTAAACCAaactctagtttttttttttttttaatcaaattgaaTCTCTCC
The nucleotide sequence above comes from Benincasa hispida cultivar B227 chromosome 3, ASM972705v1, whole genome shotgun sequence. Encoded proteins:
- the LOC120073611 gene encoding replication factor C subunit 3-like; its protein translation is MFCKHLQVFLRETICGGFAWGFHEGVKKQNQFIGEHIRNLTETRHRRGTTDDDIIAVSRSFPHLSRGVVEDVLVKVGDFIFPVDFVVLDMEEDFEIPIILGRPFLAIGRALIDVYDGKVTLWVNDEEMKFNIFVLSSLRMCEHFLFPAISSLCSLFQSHFFLFVHTLKFPSQNLKKLVTEQDCPHLLFYGPSGSGKKTLVMALIWQMFGASAEEVKVENKTWKVDAETRTIDIELTTLSSTNHVELTPSDAGFQDRYIIQEIIKEIAKNRQIDSKGKKGHKVLVLNDIDKLSREAQHSHRRTMEKYSSYCRLILCCNSSSKVTEAIRSRCLNVRINGPTEEQILKVLEFIGKKERLQLPSRFASRIVDKSNRSLRRAILSFETCRVQQYPFVSNQAIPPMDWEEYIIEIASDILKEQSPKRLFQVRGNLYELLVNCIPPEIILKRLLYELLEKLDAELKHEICHWAAYYEHRMHLGQKAIFHIEAFVAKFMSIYKTFLISTFG